From a region of the Pan paniscus chromosome 19, NHGRI_mPanPan1-v2.0_pri, whole genome shotgun sequence genome:
- the LOC100968316 gene encoding eukaryotic translation initiation factor 4E-like, whose product MATVEPETTPTPNPPTTGEEKTESNQEVANPEHYIKHPLQNRWALWFFKNDKSKTWQANLWLISKFDTVEDFWALYNHIQLSSNLMPGCDYSLFKDGIEPMWEDEKNKRGGRWLITLNKQQRRSDLDRFWLETLLCLIGESFDDYSDDVCGAVVNVRAKGDKIAIWTTECENREAVTHIGRVYKERLGLPPKIVIGYQSHADTATKSGSTTKNRFVV is encoded by the coding sequence ATGGCGACCGTCGAACCGGAAACCACCCCTACTCCTAATCCCCCGACTACAGGAGAGGAGAAAACGGAATCTAATCAGGAGGTTGCTAACCCAGAACACTATATTAAACATCCCCTACAGAACAGATGGGCactctggttttttaaaaatgataaaagcaaaACTTGGCAAGCAAACCTGTGGCTGATCTCCAAGTTTGATACTGTTGAAGACTTTTGGGCTCTGTACAACCATATCCAGTTGTCTAGTAATTTAATGCCTGGCTGTGACTACTCACTTTTTAAGGATGGTATTGAGCCTATGTGGGAAGATGAGAAAAACAAACGGGGAGGACGATGGCTAATTACATTGAACAAACAGCAGAGACGAAGTGACCTCGATCGCTTTTGGCTAGAGACACTTCTGTGCCTTATTGGAGAATCTTTTGATGACTACAGTGATGATGTATGTGGCGCTGTTGTTAATGTTAGAGCTAAAGGTGATAAGATAGCAATATGGACTACTGAATGTGAAAACAGAGAAGCTGTTACACATATAGGGAGGGTATACAAGGAAAGGTTAGGACTTCCTCCAAAGATAGTGATTGGTTATCAGTCCCACGCAGACACAGCTACTAAGAGCGGCTCCACTACTAAAAATAGGTTTGTTGTTTAA